Proteins from a genomic interval of Thunnus maccoyii chromosome 1, fThuMac1.1, whole genome shotgun sequence:
- the dbx1a gene encoding homeobox protein DBX1-A: protein MMIPSVIAPPAFYPGLYRPAATLPLHQTLPTAFPTHSSFLVEDLLRISRPAAFINRTAPSVSGSLPTDTTTVSFSAGPLERAVATTAVTRETCSPKTSVPSSKDPTFLKFGVSAILAPSPKTTSSHPTVHSLHSKTFPIPCFDGTFHPIFRTPYLPASSSVVPIPGTFSWPLAARGKPRRGMLRRAVFSDVQRKALEKMFQKQKYISKPDRKKLASKLGLKDSQVKIWFQNRRMKWRNSKERELLSSGGCREQTLPTKANPHPDLSDVGKKSSAEDDEEEEEEAFGRERMRAAGSSISSPSLSSKHSDFSESDEEEITVS, encoded by the exons ATGATGATCCCAAGCGTCATCGCGCCTCCTGCCTTCTACCCGGGTCTCTACCGGCCCGCCGCGACTCTGCCGCTCCACCAGACCCTGCCGACCGCCTTCCCGACCCACTCCAGCTTTCTAGTGGAGGACCTGCTGCGGATAAGCCGACCCGCCGCCTTCATAAACCGGACTGCCCCGTCTGTGAGCGGCTCCCTGCCCACAGACACCACCACCGTGTCTTTCAGCGCCGGGCCCTTGGAGCGCGCAGTGGCTACGACCGCGGTGACGCGCGAAACGTGTTCGCCGAAAACGTCGGTGCCCAGCAGTAAGGACCCAACTTTTCTCAAGTTTGGAGTGAGCGCCATCCTCGCACCTTCACCAAAGACCA CGTCCTCACACCCTACAGTCCACAGCCTGCACTCCAAGACCTTCCCCATCCCCTGCTTTGACGGAACCTTTCACCCCATATTCAGGACGCCTTATTTACCAG caTCGTCATCCGTTGTTCCCATCCCCGGGACTTTTTCGTGGCCCCTGGCTGCAAGAGGGAAACCCCGGAGAGGGATGCTAAGGAGGGCGGTGTTCTCCGATGTGCAGCGCAAGGCCTTGGAGAAAATGTTccagaaacagaaatacatcagCAAGCCCGACAGGAAGAAACTGGCTTCTAAACTGGGGCTAAAGGActcacag GTGAAAATCTGGTTCCAGAACCGAAGGATGAAATGGAGGAACTCCAAGGAACGGGAGCTGCTGTCGTCCGGTGGCTGCCGCGAACAGACGCTGCCCACCAAAGCCAACCCGCACCCGGACCTCAGCGACGTGGGCAAGAAGTCCTCAGCCGAGGatgacgaggaggaggaagaggaagcgTTCggcagagagagaatgagggcGGCAGGCTCCAgcatctcctctccctctctctccagtaAGCACTCAGACTTTTCAGAGTCAGACGAAGAAGAAATAACAGtatcttaa